A window of Dehalogenimonas sp. WBC-2 genomic DNA:
TACGATTCCACCATTCCGGTGACAATGGAAGACATGCTGCATCATACCAAGGCCGTCGTCCGCGGCTCTCAAAAAGCCATGATCGTGGCCGATATGCCGTTTATGACCTATAATATCAGCATCAAAGAAACGTTACGGAATGCAGCCCGATTCATCCAGGAAGCCGGTGCCCAGGCTGTTAAACTTGAAGGCGGTGTTACCGTCGCCGATAAAGTCAGAAAACTCGTGGATTGTGGCATTCCGGTCATGGGCCATATCGGCCTGACACCTCAATCTGTCAACCAGCTAAGCGGTTATAAGATACAGGGCAAAACGCCGGAAACCGCCAAAAAACTTCTCGCCGATGCCCGGGCGCTTGAGGAAGCCGGTGCCTTCGCCGTAGTTCTTGAAACTATGCCGACCGAGTTGTCAGCTTATATCTCATCTAAGATATCCATTCCCACCATCGGCATCGGCGCCGGTGCCGGTTGCGACGGTCAGGTTCAGGTCATATCCGACTTACTTGGTTTATTCACCGATTTTGTGCCTAAACATACCGGACAGTACGCCAGACTGGCAGATCTGATATCAGACGCGGTAACCGCATACGGCCGAGACGTGCGCCAAGGAACTTTCCCCACTGCGCACCAGAGCTTCACTATGGATGAAACTATCATCGAAACCATACGGCGTGAAGATGAAAATCCTTAGGACAGTCTCCGATCTGCGGTCTTTCCGCACGGGCCTGTCAGGTTCCGTTGGACTTGTGCCAACCATGGGTTTCCTACACGAAGGGCACCTTTCACTTGTCTGTCAGTGTAAAACCAATTGCCACCATACGCTGGTCAGCATCTTCGTAAACCCCACTCAGTTCGGACCCAATGAAGATTTTAACACTTACCCTCGGGATATAGAACGCGACCTGACGCTACTCGAAGCAACCGGCGTCGATGCCGTCTTCTTGCCTTCTGTCGAGGAAATATATCCACCTGGTGCCGACACACTGGTCGTACCGGGCAAGGTAGCGGAAAGACTTGAAGGAGCGGTTCGTCCAGGTCATTTCAAAGGTGTTGCGACAGTGGTTCTCAAATTTTTCAATCTTGTACAACCGCATCGGGCCTATTTCGGTCAAAAGGACGCCCAGCAGGTGGCAGTTATTCAAAAGATGATAACCGACTTGAACCTCCCTGTGGATTTGATTGTAATGCCGACAGTTCGGGAAGCCGACGGCTTAGCCATGAGCAGCCGCAACAGTTATCTCAACACCACCGAACGGCAAGCCGCGGCCATTCTTTACCAGGCACTCACCAAAGCCGGTAATTTGATTTCGCTTGGCGAAAGAGACACGGAGATCATTAAGCGGAGCATGACCGAACTTATTAACACCGAAGCTTTGGCTGCCATTGATTACATCAGCATCGCCGATGCCGCCAGCCTTGAGGAACTACCCTTCTTTAGAAAACCTGCTCTTATATTGCTTGCCGTCTGCATTGGCAAAACACGCCTGATAGACAATATCAAACTTTCTTAGCCGGTTTTACCAGCACCATCAACCCAATCATCGCCAAACCCGCCATTACCGCGCCGAAATAGAAGGGGCTGGCCGGACCAACTTCCTGCCACAAAAACCCGGCGATCAAACTGGCTGGCAGTAGTAGCAAGCCGGTAGTACCATAAAACAGGCCAAAAGCAGTACCCCGTTTTGATTCAGGTACCAGGTCAGACACGAAAGCCTTGGCTACCCCTTCGACTATGCCGTAATAAACGCCGAAAACTGCAAAAAGCAGCCACATATGCCAGTTTACCTCAGCCGCGGCGAAACCCACATAAGTCAATGCGTACAGGCTCCAGCCAATGATCATTAGACGGCGGCGTCCCAACCTGTCTGATAGAATCCCCGCAGGCGTTGCCGCCAACAAGTAGGTAAAATTAAACACCACCAGCATGAGCGTGGTATCCAACACAGAATTCCCCAGGTTCTGAGCCCGAAGGATTGCAAAATAATTAGTAGAGTTACCCAGAGTAAAAATACCCAGTACCAGCA
This region includes:
- a CDS encoding pantoate-beta-alanine ligase, giving the protein MKMKILRTVSDLRSFRTGLSGSVGLVPTMGFLHEGHLSLVCQCKTNCHHTLVSIFVNPTQFGPNEDFNTYPRDIERDLTLLEATGVDAVFLPSVEEIYPPGADTLVVPGKVAERLEGAVRPGHFKGVATVVLKFFNLVQPHRAYFGQKDAQQVAVIQKMITDLNLPVDLIVMPTVREADGLAMSSRNSYLNTTERQAAAILYQALTKAGNLISLGERDTEIIKRSMTELINTEALAAIDYISIADAASLEELPFFRKPALILLAVCIGKTRLIDNIKLS
- a CDS encoding 3-methyl-2-oxobutanoate hydroxymethyltransferase, whose protein sequence is MRTTVQQVRDLKSRGEKIAVLTAYDYTTAQVVDRAGISVILVGDSLGMVVLGYDSTIPVTMEDMLHHTKAVVRGSQKAMIVADMPFMTYNISIKETLRNAARFIQEAGAQAVKLEGGVTVADKVRKLVDCGIPVMGHIGLTPQSVNQLSGYKIQGKTPETAKKLLADARALEEAGAFAVVLETMPTELSAYISSKISIPTIGIGAGAGCDGQVQVISDLLGLFTDFVPKHTGQYARLADLISDAVTAYGRDVRQGTFPTAHQSFTMDETIIETIRREDENP